The following coding sequences are from one Ornithodoros turicata isolate Travis chromosome 1, ASM3712646v1, whole genome shotgun sequence window:
- the LOC135399986 gene encoding uncharacterized protein LOC135399986: MASSFPVHLEADLITLVEERPALWQIKHHDYHKKDVRERLFGEIALELGVEVAAVKAKWNSLRSAFAREQRKTLAKRSGDGGDQAYVSSWTHFKRMRFIASGNPRSGSDSSLDESSSSPLTPTPAVQALLESTQRSVAIVEDDDERHEVGRALMEEDLEPVATQSTARAEHFSPVSTHGSQPRKRARTATEESPTVLERRTLLLQAAIDRLNRPAATCQTDEVDDYVKRLANVLRRVPSGLQREKLFHALMTKALNTVFETTDFGIEF, encoded by the exons ATGGCGAGCTCTTTTCCGGTGCACTTGGAGGCCGATCTGATCACTTTGGTGGAAGAACGGCCTGCCTTGTGGCAGATTAAACACCACGACTATCACAAGAAAGACGTTCGCGAGAGATTGTTTGGGGAAATCGCGCTTGAACTTGGAGTGGAGG TTGCCGCTGTAAAGGCAAAATGGAACTCGCTCCGATcggcgtttgccagagagcaaagGAAGACTTTAGCCAAGCGGTCAGGGGACGGCGGAGATCAGGCGTACGTTTCGTCGTGGACTCATTTCAAGAGGATGAGGTTCATCGCATCTGGAAATCCAAGGAGCGGTAGCGACTCCAGCCTCGACGAGTCGTCATCTTCCCCCTTAACCCCGACTCCCGCCGTTCAG GCTCTACTGGAGTCGACACAAAGAAGTGTTGCAATTGTTGAGGATGATGATGAACGACATGAAGTCGGTCGTGCCCTGATGGAGGAAGACCTTGAGCCTGTGGCCACGCAGTCGACTGCCCGTGCAGAGCACTTTTCTCCAGTGAGCACACACGGCTCACAACCTCGCAAAAGGGCTCGGACAGCTACAGAAGAGTCCCCAACGGTGCTGGAGCGACGGACACTACTCTTGCAAGCAGCCATCGATAGACTGAACCGGCCGGCTGCTACTTGCCAAACAGATGAGGTCGATGATTATGTCAAACGGCTAGCAAATGTGTTGCGCCGCGTTCCATCTGGACTGCAGCGTGAAAAACTATTTCACGCGTTAATGACTAAGGCACTTAACACAGTGTTTGAAACGACAGACTTTGGCATAGAGTTTTGA